One segment of Ipomoea triloba cultivar NCNSP0323 chromosome 12, ASM357664v1 DNA contains the following:
- the LOC116000105 gene encoding embryogenesis-associated protein EMB8 — MARASIGSAAAPVSSSFRHLSLRPLSSVFLVRSCSTASAAVAAKTPLMSDNLIPHPSLEVVGGARDAFLPALKSLQNPYHPYPIIGWNRHAETIFAAFFRSLPDLKLRRECLRTKDDGSVALDWVAGDDRRLPPDSPVLILLPGLTGGSQDTYVRHMLVRARNKGWRVVVFNSRGCGNSPVTTSQFYSASFLGDIYEVVAHVGSRYPKANLYAVGWSLGANILVRYLGQESHSCPLSGAVSLCNPFNLPIADEDFRKGFNIVYDKALANALCKIFKKHALLFEDIGGEYNIPLAANAKTVKEFDEGLTRVSFGFKSADDYYSNSSSSDSIKSVCTPLLCIQAANDPIAPSRGIPRKDIEENPNCLLIVTPQGGHLGWVAGSDAPTGAPWTDPIVMDFLDNLEQAKSALDLEVGNGSVTDDTNILTGTLIDNQKQNSILT, encoded by the exons ATGGCTAGAGCCTCCATAGGCTCCGCCGCGGCCCCTGTTTCCTCCTCCTTTCGTCACCTCTCTCTCCGGCCATTATCCTCTGTTTTCCTTGTTAGAAGCTGTAGCACAGCTTCAGCCGCCGTCGCAGCCAAAACGCCCTTAATGTCTGACAACCTCATTCCTCACCCCTCACTGGAAGTCGTCGGCGGAGCTCGAGATGCTTTCCTCCCCGCATTGAAGTCCCTTCAAAATCCCTATCATCCATACCCTATAATCGGTTGGAATCGGCACGCGGAGACAATTTTTGCGGCCTTCTTTAGGTCCCTCCCCGACCTCAAACTTCGGCGAGAGTGTCTGCGCACCAAGGACGATGGTTCCGTAGCCCTAGACTGGGTTGCTGGAGACGACCGCCGCCTGCCGCCGGATTCTCCGGTGCTCATTCTACTG CCAGGCCTGACTGGGGGGAGCCAGGACACTTACGTTAGGCATATGCTGGTGAGAGCTAGAAATAAAGGCTGGCGAGTTGTGGTCTTCAATAGCAGAGGCTGTGGAAATAGTCCTGTCACCACTTCTCAG TTTTATTCAGCTTCATTTCTTGGTGATATTTATGAAGTGGTGGCACATGTTGGTAGTCGCTATCCAAAGGCCAACTTATATGCTGTGGGATGGTCTCTTGGAGCAAATATTCTCGTTCGATACCTAGGACAG GAATCTCATTCTTGCCCTCTGTCTGGTGCTGTGTCCTTGTGCAATCCTTTCAACTTGCCTATTGCAGATGAAGACTTCCGTAAGGGCTTTAACATTGTTTATGACAAAGCACTAGCAAATGCTCTctgcaaaattttcaaaaa GCATGCTCTTTTATTTGAAGATATTGGAGGTGAATATAATATCCCATTAGCTGCTAATGCCAAAACTGTCAAAGAATTTGATGAAGGACTAACAAGAG TTTCATTTGGATTTAAGTCAGCAGATGATTATTATTCAAACTCAAGTAGCTCAGATTCAATTAAAAGTGTCTGCACTCCTTTACTTTGCATCCAG GCTGCAAATGATCCAATTGCTCCGTCAAGAGGAATCCCTCGAAAGGATATTgag GAAAACCCAAATTGTTTGCTGATAGTCACACCTCAAGGTGGCCATCTTGGATGGGTGGCCGGTTCTGACGCCCCAACCGGAGCTCCCTGGACCGACCCCATTGTGATGGACTTCCTAGACAATCTTGAGCAAGCTAAATCTGCACTTGACTTGGAAGTTGGGAATGGGAGTGTTACAGATGACACCAACATCTTGACGGGTACGCTCATAGATAACCagaaacaaaattcaattttaacATAA
- the LOC115998446 gene encoding methionine gamma-lyase, translating into MAETIHQNVNNVSNKRRPGSEEWERDEMLKAKKGGKPGVQMWDDPAAALASARHEFGEHGGVNMSIEASATFTVMEPESLRRMFAGELGPDHDYFIYSRHFNPTVLNVSRLMAAMEGTEAAYCTASGMSAISSVLFQLLSSGDHVVAARTLYGGTHALLTHFLPRVCNITTTFVDIRDLAAVKDAIVEGKTKVLYFESVANPTLTVANIPELSRIAHDKGATVVVDNTFSPMVLSPAKLGADVVVHSVSKFISGGADIIAGAVCGPASVVNAMMDLCDGPLMLLGPTMNAKVAFELSERIPHLGLRMKEHCNRAMQFATRLKKVGIRVIYPGLEEHPDHALFKSMANKGYGYGGLIGVDMETEERANRLMNLLQNHTQFGFIAVSLGYYETLMSCSGSSTSSEMNTEAKELAGISPGLIRMSVGYTGTLEQKWGQLEMALSRMQQDSSAGLFQKS; encoded by the exons ATGGCGGAGACCATCCATCAAAACGTCAACAACGTTTCCAACAAAAGAAGGCCGGGTTCCGAGGAATGGGAGCGCGACGAAATGTTGAAGGCCAAGAAGGGCGGCAAGCCGGGCGTGCAGATGTGGGATGACCCGGCGGCGGCGTTGGCCAGCGCCCGCCACGAGTTCGGCGAGCACGGCGGCGTGAATATGTCCATCGAGGCCTCCGCCACGTTCACGGTGATGGAGCCGGAGTCGCTGCGGCGGATGTTCGCCGGGGAGTTGGGACCCGACCATGATTACTTCATCTACAGCCGTCACTTCAATCCGACCGTCCTCAACGTTAGCCGCCTCATGGCCGCCATGGAAGGCACGGAGGCGGCCTACTGCACCGCCTCCGGCATGTCGGCGATCTCGTCCGTGTTGTTCCAGCTCCTCAGCTCCGGCGATCACGTGGTGGCGGCGCGTACCCTCTACGGCGGCACCCACGCCCTGCTCACCCATTTCCTCCCCCGCGTCTGCAATATCACCACCACCTTCGTCGACATCAGGGACCTCGCCGCCGTGAAAGACGCCATCGTTGAGGGAAAAACCAAGGTCCTCTACTTCGAAAGCGTCGCCAATCCAACCCTCACCGTCGCTAACATCCCCGAGCTCTCCCGGATAGCCCACGACAAGGGAGCCACGGTCGTCGTCGACAACACCTTCTCTCCGATGGTCCTGTCGCCGGCCAAATTGGGCGCCGATGTCGTCGTTCACAGCGTCTCCAAGTTCATTAGTGGTGGGGCCGACATCATCGCAG GAGCGGTGTGTGGACCAGCAAGCGTTGTGAACGCAATGATGGACCTGTGTGACGGGCCGCTAATGCTATTGGGTCCAACGATGAACGCGAAGGTGGCGTTTGAGCTTTCAGAGCGGATTCCCCATCTGGGGCTGAGAATGAAGGAGCACTGCAACCGGGCAATGCAGTTCGCCACGAGGCTGAAGAAGGTGGGAATAAGAGTGATCTACCCGGGGCTGGAAGAGCACCCGGATCACGCCCTCTTCAAGTCCATGGCCAACAAGGGCTACGGCTATGGCGGCCTCATAGGCGTCGACATGGAGACCGAGGAGCGGGCCAACCGCCTCATGAACCTGCTGCAAAACCACACCCAGTTCGGGTTCATCGCGGTCAGCTTGGGCTACTACGAGACCCTCATGTCCTGCTCGGGTAGCAGCACCAGCAGCGAGATGAACACCGAGGCGAAGGAGCTGGCCGGGATCTCCCCCGGGCTGATCAGAATGTCCGTGGGGTACACCGGGACCTTGGAGCAGAAATGGGGGCAGCTGGAGATGGCACTCTCAAGAATGCAGCAGGATTCTTCTGCTGGTTTGTTCCAGAAGAGCTGA